Below is a genomic region from Bos javanicus breed banteng chromosome 13, ARS-OSU_banteng_1.0, whole genome shotgun sequence.
taacacacacacgcacagattCATGCATACAGGATCCACCCGCTGTCTCAGGTGCAGTCCTGTCGGGGACAAACAGGTAttcacaaacatgcacacacacacaaacacatacgtGTGACCACACAAGCACAGCATGGTCTTTGGTGCCCCAGCGCTACCTGCCCACAGACTCACCCCTCTCTGCCGAAATCCCTGTTTCCTGGCGACCACAAAAAGGCGACCAGCTCCTCCGCGTGTGACCCTGGCAGAGCCGTCTCCAGACGCTCTGAACCTCCTCTGGTAGTTACCCTGCCACCCCTACGGTCAACCCTCAGTCCCCACCAGGCGGCGCCGGTCTCCACCCGGAGCGGGTTTGCAATCTGCACAACGACCCCGGGCGCCGACGAAGGCGGGCAGGCCGCAGCTCGCCGGGCACAGGAGGCCTCGGCCCCAGGCGTCCCCGGGCCCTGCGGCTTTGCAGCCCAAGCCCTATCCTCGGCGTCCCCGGAGCTCACGGTTGCTGGGGCGCAGAACGTGGGTTTCCCAGGAGTTGGAGGCCCAGATGGGGTTACTTAGGGACCCGGGCTCCGCGGGACTCTTAGGGGCCCCGCTCAATAAGTGACCCAACCCAAGACGCCTCCCACTCCAGGGCCGGGCAGGACGGCCAAGCGCAATCAGGGACCGGGGACCGCACCAGCTTCGGCCGCTGCTCGCGCCTCCACCTGGGGCATCTTTAAAGGGCTCGTTCGGTTGGCCTGGTGGGAGGCCAGGGTGGGAAGCTGGAGGCCTGCAAGCCTCGGGAGCCCTGGATTTCGTTAGCTTTGCTTCCCCATGTGGATTCTAAACCTTCCTTCCACAGCTCTGCCCGCCCCATCCCGCAGCTTCTGGTTCTCGACTCCCGCTTGATTCCGCCTTCGACCCAGTGCTCGCGCTATCCCCGCAGGCCCCTCATTCTGCCCGCCTCCACCCCTCAGTCCCCTTCCTTAGGGATCCGTCTCTGCGCCCCAGTTCCGGCCTGGCCCTAAGACTACCctaccctgcctccctgcccccgcGCCCCCTGGCCTCACCCCACCCGAAACCCTTCGCAGGCaacctctctttccctcccttcccgCCCCGCTGAAGCTGGCCTCACGCTCagccccactccctccctcccccgaCTCCTTTCCCTCCCGCTGctgcttttacatttttcttctttggtttggCCCTTCGGCCCCTGCATTTCCCTCCTTAGCTTCTGTGCACCCCATTCCAGCCCCACCTTAGATTCCGTGCCCCCTTTTCCGAGTGGCCCAGGCCCCGCTCTCTACCTTTCTCCTTGCCCTTTTCCGGccacaccccctccagccccTACTCGCCTTCTAGCGAACTACCCGCAGGTATCTCCTCCTACCCTTCCGTCTTTATAGCttgacaccccccccccccccccccgccccccgccccaactCAGCCCGCTCTCCAGTTCCCAGCCACTAAGCATACCTCTTTTCGGTTCCGTCCCTCGCCATCTCTGACTCAACGTCCACGTTCCCCCTTCCGGCTGCTCTACACCCTCATTCCATCCTACCCTTAACCTCTTCTCTCAGAGGCTTAGGCCCTGTTCTCACTTCCTTAGCGCTCCCTTCCGGCGACACCCTTAACCCACTCCCCTAGACCCTCCTCCGCCGAGACCTGCCTCCTCTTAGCGCCCGGGTTTGGTTGCTTCTTCGCTCCGCAGGGTATGTTCGTGCTGGGCCTGCCCTACGCCATCCTGCACGGCGGCTACCTGGGATTGTTCCTTATCATCTTCGCCGCCGTGGTGTGCTGCTACACCGGCAAGATCCTCATCGCCTGCCTGTACGAGGAGAACGAGGATGGCGAGGTGGTGCGCGTGCGGGACTCGTACGTGGCCATTGCCAACGCCTGCTGCGCCCCGCGCTTCCCCACGCTGGGCGGCCGCGTGGTGAACGTGGCGCAGATCATCGAGCTGGTGATGACTTGCATCCTGTACGTGGTGGTGAGCGGCAACCTCATGTACAACAGCTTCCCGGGGCTGCCCGTGTCGCAGAAGTCCTGGTCCATCATCGCCACGGCGGTACTGCTGCCTTGCGCCTTCCTTAAGAACCTCAAGGCCGTGTCCAAGTTCAGCCTGCTGTGCACACTGGCCCACTTCGTCATCAACATTCTGGTCATTGCCTACTGCCTGTCGCGGGCGCGCGATTGGGCCTGGGAGAAGGTCAAGTTTTATATCGACGTCAAGAAGTTTCCCATCTCCATCGGCATCATCGTGTTCAGCTACACGTCGCAGATTTTCCTGCCTTCGCTGGAGGGCAACATGCAGCAGCCGAGCGAGTTCCACTGCATGATGAACTGGACGCACATCGCCGCCTGCGTGCTCAAAGGCCTCTTCGCGCTCGTCGCCTACCTCACCTGGGCCGATGAGACCAAGGAGGTCATCACGGATAACCTGCCCGGGTCCATCCGCGCCGTGGTCAACATCTTCCTGGTGGCCAAGGCGCTGCTGTCCTACCCCTTGCCCTTCTTCGCTGCTGTCGAGGTGCTGGAGAAGTCGCTTTTCCAGGAAGGCAGCCGCGCCTTCTTCCCCGCCTGCTACGGCGGCGATGGGCGCCTCAAGTCGTGGGGGCTGACGCTGCGCTGCGCGCTGGTGGTCTTCACGCTGCTCATGGCCATCTACGTTCCACACTTCGCGCTGCTCATGGGCCTCACCGGCAGCCTCACGGGCGCCGGCCTCTGCTTCCTGCTGCCCAGCCTCTTCCACCTGCGCCTGCTCTGGCGCAAGCTGCTGTGGCACCAGGTCTTCTTCGACGTCGCCATCTTCGTCATCGGCGGCATCTGCAGCGTGTCCGGCTTCGTGCACTCTCTGGAGGGCCTCATTGAGGCCTACCGAACCAACGCGGAGGACTAGGGCGCGCGGGGGCGAGCCGCGGCCGCGCTCCCGCTCTCTCCTCGCTCCCcacccaccctacccccaccaaCCCCGTGAGCCCCGCTGCCGCCGCGCTTGGGAAGCCAAGCCGTCAACATCTCTGGTTCCTAGTTTCTGATTCtgcgggttgggggtgggaggggctaGGGATCCACCATCCATCGCGTCTGCGTTTCTGTTGTCCTTTCTTTTCCACAAAACACCCTGGTTTCGGAGGAGGCGGGGGGCGCATCTGCGGGCAAGGTTTTCTGTCCTTCCAGTAGGGGCCCCGACACTTTGGTCCCTGTCACCgagggaaggggtgggaagggagggagagggggcacAGCTCGCTGACGCGGAAACTTGACCTTGGGGGGGACATTTCACAGCCATCAGTGCTCGGAATCTGCAGCGTCCGGCCATTTCCAGCAAGAGCGCTTCCCATTCCGGAGACATTTCAACCCCGCAGCGGGAAAGGCTGGCCGGGAAATCCGTTTCGGGTGGGCGAATTTCCTTCAGCCAAGCGGCGAGGCGAGGAGCCGCGGCGGGGCTGGCTTGCCTGCGGTTTTCAGGAATCCAAACTCATCCTGCGCAATTTATCAGGTTGTGGAACTGTTCTACTGTGCGTGTGGTGTGCTCGTGATGAATAAGGTGAAAtgtatatcagaaaaaaaatctatctctAATTTAGAGTGCGGTGCATAATTATATCcgcaaataaagaagaaacaaaggcgCTCGTGGCCCTGGCTCAGTTCTGCATTTTCGAACGCGCGGGAATCCGGGCTCTGGCCCTCCCAGGTGAAGCAACTGGGGGCAAAGAGCCAGCTGTAGGGAAAGAGTTCCGGGAGAGGAGGGGGCGGCACTCTAGGTGCTTGGGGGACTCAGGCCGAGGAGCAGGCGGTGCGCCCGCGGTTTCCGTGTGACCTTGGTCCCCAGCCGCCAGgactaggcttttttttttttttaacccaaatcTCTTCCCGGGAGTTGGGTCCATCTGAGAATTTGGTGGATGTTCTCAACTTCcgatcctttttttaaaagtttttttctgtgtacaaaaggacttccctggtggcccattggtagagaattcacctgccaatgtaggagaggcAGGCTggatgcctgggtggggaagatcccctggagaaggaaatggcaacccactccagtattctagcctgggaaatcccatggacagaggagcctggtgggctacagtccatggggtcacaaagagtcaggcaccacgtagcagttaaacaacaacaaaagccctaCAGGGTTTTCAACAAATGTGTATAGACAGCTCACCACAGATGAGGACTGTGCTGGCGTCCTGGAGAAACAAACCCAgctctgccctcctggagcttagTCTAGAAGAGGAGAGAAGGGCAATAGACAAGGACTCTGAAATCCACAGTAGGACTTACAggttgtaaaggaaatcagcagGGCTCTTGTGTATTTCCCAGGGTGGGAACCAACCTGGCCTCTCACGCATCTCTCACCCTGCAGAATCCCCCCTCAGTCCCCTCTGTGTGGAGTTTACATAGCCACAGTGAAGAGGTGCGCCTGTTTAGATTCACCAAGCACAGCGCTTTATGTTCCAGCCTCCCCTTTTTTTGAGCAGCCTGAGAATGTTTACTTAAAATACCCAGAGGATCCTGTTAGATCCTACTCCAGGCGCAGCCCTCGCGTCCATGGCGTCAGTCTTGGGAAAGATGGGAATGGGTCCTGGTTAGACTCTACAGATGAGTTCTGCGTGCTGAGGACTGCTGGGCCATACTCACTGAGAGAGAAGCCATGCTGGAGGTTTTAGGTCTTTCCCATCAAGGCAGAGGCCTCGTTTAGAACGATTTCTCCAGGAGCAAAGGGCGCACGGGGAAAATGCACGGTGACCATTTCTCCCTGCCCGCTATGACAGGCGTGGGTGAGTGTGTGCCGCTGAGCAAGCGAGAGCAGCCTACGGGATATCCCGGGGAGCGGCGGAgggagggcgggggcggggcgggggggggcggtggtggtgaAGAGCCTTGATGAATGTGTGTGTTTACCTCGGTGTGCAGACCATCCATGAGCGCGTGCCTGCGACAGAGGTAACTGCGCACTGCCCTGGTTCCGCAGCCACCCAAAGGGAGTGGGAGCGCAAGGGGGATAAAATTAGGTTCCCTTGGCCGCCCGAGGCTCTGAGGATTTAAACGGGCCATTTGAAATGCCTGCTATCATCCGCCCGATGCCCCTTTGTCACTCTTGTCGCGAGCTGGAACCCGGAGCTGGCCAGAGGATTCTCAGTTTCCCGTCCTCCTACACCTTCTGACGTCTCCCAGGCCGGGGAAGCTTGCCCCGCCTTCGCTGCTCCTCGGCGGGTCCACGCACCCTTGGGTGCTCTCTGAATCGGAGCTCGGTCCATAGCCTTCAGAAAAAGCCCGGATTTCTGCAGTGGAAGGGAAGGTGGGAGCGTCCCGCTGCACCAGCTCCGTCCTTCCCGTCTTTGAAAGGACAAATGAGACACTAAGCACGCCCTGGACAGCGGGTGCCACCTCCGCGGACCCGCCTGGATCCGCTGCACTGCATCCTAGCTCCGGGCTTTGTGCTCAGCTCCCCGGAGCCCGGGTCACCCCCCTAAATCGTCCCCCGCcgccccacccccctccacccgCCTGGGCCCTGAAGGACCGAGGCCGAGAGCCAAGCTCCTAGGCGCCCCAAGGGAAACCCTGCCCCGTCATGGGCAAAACACTCATCCCCAGGCCTGCATTCAGGCCTACGggagaaatgaaagatgagacCCATCTCTGCCTCCCCCAACCCACAACAGTAAAGTGCATGTGTGGAAGCTGAAGAGAGCTGAGTTTTTTGCAGGGGTCCGCTGTGAGCTCGCAATCCGAATTCGAAGGAGGCAGAAAGGGCCGGTAAGGTTCATTCGGGAGTCGAACTGAGGAGCGAGGGAATCCCCCCCAGGACCCGTCCCCTCCATCCTCTCCCCCCATCAGTTCCTGTCTGTTCTTACGACGAATCCTGGCTCCGGGCGCTTCGGACCGCCATCCAGCTGGGTGGCTTGGGAACCACCAAGATCCTTATCCTCGCGAGGAAGCCGCCACCGTGTCCCGAGCCCGCTCTGCCGCGCCCCCTAGCGCTGAGAGTGCAAAGCTGCCGGCGCTCACAAGGTTCTTCACCTTCAGCATTCTCAATGCTTCTTGCCTCCCGGCCACTCCATACTCTCTCACCTCCCTTCCCAGTGCATAATGATTGCTTTTCTCTAGTGCTATACTTTCAGGGCCTCCCTTTCTCCCAAACAATAGAAGGATGCTAATCAGGGACGTATTTTATTAAATGACAAGCCCTACCCCAGGGACTCATACGTTTTCCACTCTAGGGGCtttggagggaagaaaggagtcaACTGGGCTCCATGGACACCAGTCAGGAAGTGAAGAGGGTCACAACTCAACTTTAGGAGGGAGGTTGGCTGAATTAGTTCCAGGCTGCAGTTTGTGTTGGATCTGCTCCATGTGTCTCTCTCATCCTCTTTAGACTCAGAGCATGTTCTTCTCATGACTCATGATGAGAGGGCAGTCTAAGCCACACAGGCACAGGTAAAGCCTCTGCTCAGATCACATTTGGCTAATAGTCCACTGGCTAAAAGTGAATCCCATGGCCAAGTTCAATATCAATGTCTACAGTGAGAGAGGCCCAACAGAGTCACATGGCATTACAGAGAAGTGAAGAACTGGGAGCAATAATCCAGTCTACCTCCTTTATACatagtgctcttttttttttttcttcctggaacGGTAATACTTTTACaagattaaaaaatcaaaactaagTGAAAAAGTATGCAGTGAAAAAGATCTCCCACGCCTGACCCACTCACCTTGTCCTTTTTCTTTACAGGCAAACTCTTAGTTTCTTGTCTATCTATTCACACATGAAAATACAAgcaaaatactatatattttctACACTCCACCCCCCTCCTACCTTTCTTAAAGGGAGTTTCTataaattgcactcatttcttttaaaaatgtatcttggaGATTTTCCCACATTAGTATACACAGGTGTATAATTCAAGATGTAGTCCTTGAATTTACATTCACTTGAATCTTCTGTgttctgctctgctctgctttcTCTGTTTAATGGTGGATTCCTTCAGATGTGAGATCATGACTTATGTTGGAACGCAACACCTTTCATCTGATTTTGCTGCTATACTGGCTCCCTGTTTGGCCTAGAAGTGTTCCTAGACGTTCCTGAGAATGTTTGGGGGTCTCATCTCTCCATAAGGATGTTTATTACAGAACCActttttggactgcaaggagatccaaccagtcaatcctaaagcagatcagtcctgagtgttcattggaaggactgatgctgaagctgaaactccaatactttggccatatgatgcgaagaatcgactcattggaaaagaccctgatgctgggaaagattgaaggtggaggagaagcggggggacagaggatgagatggttggatagcatcactgacgcgatggacatgagtttgagtaagctccaggagttggtgatggacagggaagcctggtgtgctgcagcccatggggccgcaaagagtcggacacaactgagcgactgaactgaaccttttatAATTTACTTGCTTTTATCTCTCAAAATTAAGTGCTCCAGAGCTGGGAGGGTACAGTCAAAGCAGGCGCTCTAATTCTTGTTATCTTGCCTGGTGGAAAGGGAGAaatggggcaggggagagggagcCCAAGTCCTTTTACAGCTAAAACTGAGGAGGGGGCAGATGACATCACCTCCAttcctccctgcccttccccccCATTGGCCAAAAGGCCAAAACTGAGTCACAAGATCACAACAAGCTAGAGGACCATGTAGGGGAATTAtaccacaaaagagaaaaagagaatatataCATTAACATTAACATTTAGCAGTCTTTTTTTACAGTGTTTGAGGTCTGTGAGAAGGTAAAAGTCCCATAGACTTGTGGGAGttaataaatctattttaaaactttatgtgctaaatcacttcagtggtgtcagactctttgcgacccaatggactgtatcccgccaggctcctctgtccgtgggatttttcaggcaaaaatactggagtgggttgccatgtcctccttcaccgagatcttcccaaaccagggatccaaaccctcttaggtctcctgcactggcaggtgggttctttaccactagcgccacctgggaaactttatattgtattataaaatacatgtgcaaaaaaaaaaaaaaaagagagagagaaagagtcgCTCATTTGTGTATGGCTctcgtggactgtggcccgccaggctgctctgtccgtgagattctccagacaagaatactggagtgggttgccaattccttccccaggggatcttcccgacccagggatcaaaccttggtctcctgcattgcaggcagattctctaccgtctgagtcaccatgTTTCCTTCTAACATACCTGCAGAGAAGTGCACAAATCATAAGTGAACGACCTgatgaatgaacaaaatgaacACGCCTGAGTAGCGAACTCCTTGGTCAAGAAGTCGAGCAGTCAGCTAACCCCGAGTTTCTTTCCTTGACCGAAGGCAAAGTTATCACGTGGACGTGGGGAGGAGTCAAAGGTGAAAGAAGGTGACAGAAGGCAAATGGGGCGTGGCTAGGCGGAAAGGCGGAGCCCCGCGGAGCTCAGCTTAGTTCGGGAGGCAAGGAACCGACTGGGACCGATGGCTTTACGCATTCGGGGCGGGGTTTGCTGGCCCGAGTCCCGGCTAGCGCGAAGGGTAGTAACAGGTCGAAAGCTGGGAGCAAGGTTAAAGGGTGGGCGTGGCCTAGCGATCCCCGAAGGAAGCCTGGGCTACTGACGGCGAGTTTGGTGAGAACTCGGTTGGGATTAAAGGGCAAGAACACCGGAGACTTCGAGGCAGCCGCGGTTCTTTGCGAAGGCGGAGCGCACGCTGCGTCGGGGGCGGAGTCTCGCGCCGTGGTTGACGCCGCGGCGAGGGGCGGAGCCAGCAGCGCTCCAACATGGCGGCGGCCACTGCTGCAGGCCTGGGTACGAACGTGTTTCTGTTCCGCGATGCTCGCGCCGCGCCAGATCCGGTGCTGGAGGCCGGCCCGGTGGCACACGGGTCACTCCCGGTGCCACTGGTGCTGGACAATGGGTCGTTCCAGGCCCGCGCAGGCTGGGCGTGCCCCGGACCGGACCCGGGCCCCGAGCCCCGGCTGCAGTTCCGCGCTGTGTGCGCCCGCGGGCGGGGTGGGGctcggggcggggcgggcccgCAGGTGGGGAACGCGCTGGGCAGCCTGGAGCCGCTGCGCTGGATGCTGCGATCGCCCTTCGACCGCAACGTGCCGGTGAACCTGGAGCTTCAAGAGTTGCTGCTTGACTACAGCTTCCAGCATCTGGGTGTCTCCTCACAGGTGACAGGCGAGGTGGGGTTAGGATTGAGGAGAGGGGTGTGGTCGTGTCCCGTGTCACTCCGCTCTCCGAGAGATGATAGTCGCTCCAGTTGTCATTTAGTCTTTCGGTCAGTCTATCAAATATTAAACGCCTAACGTAGGCAAGTCCTGTGCTAGGCGGTTGGGATATGGCAGTGAACAAAATAACGCCCTTTTCTCTTGGAGCATctgtttgggtttgtttgttagtgcatttatttattaacagATATGTGTTGAGCACCCACTCTCAATGGGGACTTTTCTGGGTGTTTGAAATATGTCCGGGAACATAACACGAAATCTCCTGTGCTTATGGAGCTAGTATGGAAAGACGTTCTAGTATGCAAAGGAAGATAATAAACAGTAGAATTAAGCAGTAGATTCTACGGCATGATAGacggaggagaggagagggttaCAGCTTTTCAGTAAGATGGGTAGGGAGAGGACTCAGGGTTACGGTGGTGTATTGAGCAAGGACTAAAGCAGACGATTGAGGGAGCAAGCCTTGTGAATATCGGAATGAATAATAATCCGGAGAGACAGAACAGCCAGTgaaaaggccctgaggcaagAGTTTGCCCTAATCCTAATTGAGGACAGTCAGAGTGAGGGGAGGGTAGTAAGTGGAAGGTCTTACTtataaggtcttccctggtggctcagacagtaaagcatctgcctgcaatgagggagacctgggttcgatccctaggtcaggaagatcccctggagaaggcagtggcaacccactccagtactcttgcctggaaaattccatggatggaggagcctggtgtgctacagtccatggggttgcaaagagttggacacgactgagcaacttcacttcaataAGTAGAAGCCAGAGAGGTCACACACTTTGTAGGCTTTTATTATGAGTGGAATAGTGAGTCATTGCAGGGTGTTGAACGAGAGAGGGATGTGACTTTTGTTTCAGAAGGATCACTGTAGCTGCTATATGGAAAATGAACTGGCCTGAGTCATAGGGTAGAAATAGGGAAATCAGTTAGGAGGCTGTTGCAGTTCTGAGGTGAGGGATGATGGTAACTTAGTTGAGGAAGGAATGGCGGATGTGATAAGAAGCAGTTGGATTCTGGAGCTGTTTTGTAGAGCCAGATGATTGGCTCACAATTTGGATGGGGCTTGACTTCAGTTGacaatgcagccatgaaattaaaagatgcttgctccttggaagaaaagctatgaccagcctagacagcatatgaaaaagcaaagacattactttgccgacaaaggtccatctagtcaaagccatggttttccatcaatcatgtttggatgtgagagttggactataaagaaagcactgaagaattgatacttttgaactgtggtgttggggaagactctcgagagtcctttggactgcaaggagatcaaaccagtcaatcttaaaggaaatcagtcctgaatattcattggaaggactgatgttgaagctgaaactccaatactttggccacctgatgcgaagaactcactcatggaaaagaccctgatgctggaaaaaattgaaggcaggaggagaaggggacaacagatgaggagatgattggatagcatcactgactcaatggacatgagtttgagcaagctctgggagttggtgatggacaggaaagcctggcatgctgcagtccatgtggttgcaaagagttggacacgactgagtaactggactgaactgaactgacttaagtTACTATGagcattggtggctcagatggtaaagaatctgcctgcaatgcaggagacccgggttcgctccctgggaagattccctggagaaggaaatggcaacccactccagtattcttgcctggaaaatcccatggacagaggagcctattgggcttcAGTccgtggtgtcgcaaagagtccgacacgactgaccctacttcatattttccaaagaaacttCCAGGGAAGAGGGGTGTTTCTCAATTGCTTCTGATCAGGTGT
It encodes:
- the SLC32A1 gene encoding vesicular inhibitory amino acid transporter; the encoded protein is MATLLRSKLSNVATSVSNKSQAKVSGMFARMGFQAATDEEAVGFAHCDDLDFEHRQGLQMDILKSEGEPCGDEGAEPPVEGDIHYQRGGGAPLPPSGSKDQSPGAGGEFGGHDKPKITAWEAGWNVTNAIQGMFVLGLPYAILHGGYLGLFLIIFAAVVCCYTGKILIACLYEENEDGEVVRVRDSYVAIANACCAPRFPTLGGRVVNVAQIIELVMTCILYVVVSGNLMYNSFPGLPVSQKSWSIIATAVLLPCAFLKNLKAVSKFSLLCTLAHFVINILVIAYCLSRARDWAWEKVKFYIDVKKFPISIGIIVFSYTSQIFLPSLEGNMQQPSEFHCMMNWTHIAACVLKGLFALVAYLTWADETKEVITDNLPGSIRAVVNIFLVAKALLSYPLPFFAAVEVLEKSLFQEGSRAFFPACYGGDGRLKSWGLTLRCALVVFTLLMAIYVPHFALLMGLTGSLTGAGLCFLLPSLFHLRLLWRKLLWHQVFFDVAIFVIGGICSVSGFVHSLEGLIEAYRTNAED